One part of the Eucalyptus grandis isolate ANBG69807.140 chromosome 10, ASM1654582v1, whole genome shotgun sequence genome encodes these proteins:
- the LOC104422239 gene encoding UPF0481 protein At3g47200, with product MDTPLLSPGTETCGTSEAPSTKFALPPDPEPRLTGCWMVTVDRNLDCMPSDEQRYLKNPCIYRLPAFITKLNSDAYQPHVVSFGPYHHGEDHLVPMEEHKHRACDRFLERSGKSLEPFFESLRDAARDLKESYDALNGKWKEDRGDHFLELMIRDGCFMLEIMRATTAEKEKNDYAPNDPIFSTHRLAYITPYIRRDMLMLENQLPMLVLYQLVAVESNGEERDEYINKTNNLVLSFYSLDTSITGMGRCLHVVDVFRKGRLREPQKVQHKKINVGPEAGEGDKSSLDTCIPGMGHVVDVFRKCLPKKTKEVQHGIIRSATELKETGIQFQKSLTSSLKDISFARGVLKLPAIMVDDTTKSELLNLMTFERLHIGTGNEITSYTKFMDNIINNERDVALLHAQGIIQNSIGCDDAVADLFNSLCKEVTVGPNSSLDAVQKKISEYCEKPWNRWRANLRHTYFGSPWSALSLIAAIFLFALTIIQTIFIVLTYY from the exons atggaTACTCCTCTTCTCTCACCCGGAACAGAAACTTGTGGAACCTCTGAAGCTCCCTCAACCAAGTTTGCCTTGCCACCCGACCCGGAGCCGAGGTTGACGGGGTGCTGGATGGTCACAGTCGACAGGAACCTGGACTGCATGCCCTCCGACGAGCAACGGTACCTGAAGAATCCGTGCATCTACAGGCTCCCCGCCTTCATCACCAAGCTCAACTCCGATGCCTACCAGCCACACGTCGTCTCTTTTGGCCCCTACCACCATGGCGAGGACCACCTCGTCCCTATGGAGGAACACAAGCACCGTGCGTGCGACCGCTTCCTTGAGCGGTCCGGGAAGTCCCTTGAGCCCTTCTTCGAGTCCTTGAGGGATGCGGCACGGGACCTCAAGGAGAGCTACGATGCGCTGAATGGAAAGTGGAAGGAGGACAGGGGGGACCATTTCCTGGAGCTGATGATCAGGGACGGCTGCTTCATGCTCGAGATCATGAGGGCCACCACGgcagagaaggaaaagaatgaCTACGCGCCCAATGATCCCATCTTCAGCACCCACAGGCTGGCATACATAACGCCGTATATAAGACGGGACATGCTGATGCTGGAGAATCAGCTGCCTATGCTAGTGCTGTATCAACTGGTCGCTGTCGAGAGCAATGGTGAGGAG CGTGATGAATACATCAACAAGACCAACAACCTCGTGCTCAGTTTCTACTCCCTCGACACGAGCATCACGGGGATGGGCAGATGCCTGCATGTCGTGGACGTCTTCAGGAAAGGCCGGCTGAGGGAGCCCCAAAAGGTCCAgcacaagaaaataaatgtgGGGCCTGAAGCTGGCGAG GGTGACAAAAGCTCCCTCGACACGTGCATCCCGGGGATGGGGCATGTCGTGGACGTCTTCAGGAAGTGCCTACCAAAGAAGACCAAGGAGGTCCAGCACGGGATAATCCGGTCGGCCACCGAGCTCAAGGAGACCGGTATCCAGTTCCAGAAGAGCCTGACCAGCAGTCTCAAGGACATCTCCTTTGCCAGAGGGGTCCTGAAGCTCCCCGCTATCATGGTGGATGACACCACCAAGTCCGAGCTCCTCAATCTCATGACTTTCGAGCGCTTGCACATCGGGACTGGGAACGAGATCACATCCTACACCAAATTCATGGACAACATCATCAACAATGAGCGGGATGTCGCGCTGCTCCATGCCCAAGGCATCATCCAGAATTCTATTGGGTGCGACGATGCAGTCGCTGACCTATTCAACTCGCTGTGCAAGGAAGTGACGGTCGGACCCAACAGCAGCCTTGATGCCGTGCAGAAGAAAATCAGTGAGTACTGCGAGAAGCCCTGGAACAGGTGGAGGGCTAATCTTAGACATACCTACTTCGGTAGTCCTTGGAGTGCATTGTCTCTCATTGCCGCCATCTTCCTCTTCGCACTCACCATAATTCAGACCATATTTATCGTGCTCACCTACTATTGA